TTGAATTACATATTGCACATTTCAAATGCTTAATCATTCGCTGGAAAAACAGGCTCACGCAGTCAGCTGGCGCGACACGGATCCGGTTATTTATACGTCCTTATTGAGCCGTAATGGTTTTGTTCCGTTCGCGGCCATCACCTTTCAAAGAGGAGCTTGCCTGGAAAGGTGGCCTTTTACGCCTATCACAAGGGGATGAAGATCGGTGACGGGGTTAGAGCGCGGCCTGTTTGCCCCCCGCAAAAAATAAAACCCGGTTTCCCGGGTTTTAACGCTAACTATCAACGCCGTCAGTCGTACGCTTTCAGCGTGCGCTGGCAGAGCGCGGAGCGTACGCAGTCGTCTTTATTAAAGCGTACAACGCCAATCATCTCATCTTCCTCAAAACGTGCCAGCGCGTCGCTCAAACCCGATTTCACACCGGATGGCAGGTCACACTGGGTAATATCACCGTTGACAATAACGGTCACGTTCTCCCCGAGGCGCGTTAAAAACATTTTCATTTGCGCAGCCGTGACATTCTGAGCCTCGTCGAGAATGACCACCGCATTTTCAAAGGTACGTCCACGCATATAGGCGAACGGCGCGATTTCCACCTTACCGATCTCTGGTCGCAGGCAGTATTGCATAAAGGACGCCCCCAGGCGTTTCAACAGCACGTCGTAGACGGGCCGGAAATAGGGAGCGAACTTCTCCGAAATATCACCGGGTAAGAAACCGAGATCTTCGTCGGCCTGCAGAACCGGTCGGGTTACAATAATCCTGTCCACGTCCTTATGGATCAGGGCTTCCGCCGCTTTCGCCGCGCTGATCCACGTTTTCCCGCAGCCGGCTTCGCCGGTTGCAAAGATCAGTTGTTTACTCTCGATAGCATTCAGGTAGTGCGCCTGAGCTTCATTACGCGCTGCAATTGGAGAAGTATCACGGCTGTCCCGCGCCATGCCAATTGCTTCTACGCCACTCATCTGCACAAGCGAGGTGACCGACTCTTCTTCACGTTGTTTATGGCTGCGTGAATCACGTCTCAGCACGCGTTTCGCTTCACGACGAGCTTTGATCACTGCTTTTTGTCTTCCCATGGATAGCACCTTGAGTTGTTGGTTTACATCACACACGTCGCTATCGACGCGATTATGCGCACAAACGTCTGAGGGTTGGCTTCCTTGTAAGCCATGACTTGCCTTTGAAAATGACGTGCCAACGCGACGAACAGCATCGGCTGCCACATCGTCAACATCAGGAATGAAAAAGAAGGAGGAAAATTCAGGGGTGAAGAAGTCGCTGCCGGAGGTCGCACCTCCGTGCCGGGTTTTGCGTGGTCTTTTTGTCTGTCCGCTACTGGACTTTACCATCCGCGATCTCCAGAAAAACTTCATCACCGCAGGGGATAACGCTCTCACTAATTACATCAAAGATTAGCATCATTGCAACATTATTTTTACGAAACCATAACGCGCATGACCCCTGCGTCGTTGAACAGAGTCTCGGTTATGAATATTACAGAAAGATAACAGATACTTTCTCATACGAAAAAATGATATCTGGATGGCAGAAAAAGTATGTCAGGATGCAACAGATAACAGAATATCCTGCCCGATAGCGGGCAGGATAGGATCTTCACGCTTCGAGCAGAGATTGCGCCAGATAGCGGTTTGCTGCTTGTACGCCGGGCAACGCAAAGAAGTAACCGCCGCCAATCGGACGAATGTACTCTTCCAGCGCCTCGCCGTTCAGACGTTTTTGCACCGTCAGAAAGCCTTTTTCCAGATCATGCTGATAACAGACGAATAACAGCCCCATATCCAGCTGACCGGAGTTGGTCACGCCGAGCGAGTAACTGTAACCACGCCGCATCATCAAGCTGGACTGCGTCTCTTTCGTCCGCGGGTTCGCCAGACGAATATGGCTGTCGAGGGCTATGACATCACCGTCCGGATCGCTGGCGTAATCCGGGACGTCATGCTCATTTTTCATGCCCAGCGGCGCGCCGGAATGCTTATCACGCCCGAAAATGGTCTGCTGCTCTTTCAGCGGTGTGCGATCCCAAAACTCCACGTGGAATTGGATAATACGCACCGCCTGGTAACTGCCGCCCACCGCCCACGCCGGTTCGCCCTGCTCTTTCGTCACCCACACCACCTCGTTCATCAGCGTATTATTGCTGCTGTCCGGGTTGGCAGTGCCATCTTTAAAGCCCAGCAGGTTAACCGGCGTCTCTTTGCCTTTGCTGCGCGCTGCATGGTCGGAGATAAACCCTTCCCGCTTCCAGCGCACGCTGAGTAAATCCGGCGTGTGCTTAATGATGTCACGCAGCGCATGAATCACCGTGTCCTGTGTGTTGGCACAAATCTGGATCAGCAAGTCGCCGTGACACAGCGCCGCATCAAGCGAATCGTTAGGGAAACGCGTCATCTTTTGCAGCTTTTTCGGCATCTGCGCGCGCAAACCAAAACGTTGATCGAACAGCGATTCGCCTACGGAAACCGTCATCGTCAGGTTATCCGGCGCGATATACGCCCCAAGAATCCCGGAGTCCATCGGCGGTAAGCGTGGGTTCGGGGTATCCGGAGCCGGGCCGCCAGTGGTCAGAAAGGTAATGCGCTGCGTTAATAAGCGGAACAACCGTTCAAGGTCGGCTTTATCAGCAGCCAGCACGTCAAACGCCACCAGCATCATTGACGCCTGCTGTGGCGTCAAAATACCGGCCTGATGCGCGCCCAGGAAAGGCTGCTTCTCCATACGCGCATCAGGCGAAAGCGTCCCCGGAGCGCTCTTTGGTGTTACCGCATGTGCTACCGGGCATCCGCCAGCCAGCGCAAGCGCGCCTCCCAGCGCGCCCATACTTTTTAATAAACGGCGCCGGGAAGGTTCGCTGACGTCGTTGTTATCATCTTGCTTCATGGTGTTAGTCCAGCCCCAGTACGCCGCGCAGCTGCGCCAGGTCTTCCGCCAGTGTGGTGATCGGCCCTTTCAGCGCATTGCGATCGGCGTCGGTCAACTTATCGTAGGTTTCATACCCCTCTTTAGTGCGGTATTTCGCAAGGATGGTATCCACTTTCTTGAAGTTGGCATCGACTTTCGCCAGCAGTTCGGCGTTATCTTTCTGCAATTGCGGACGCAGCAAATCAACGATTTTTTGTGCGCCATCAACGTTGGCCTGGAAGTCCCACAGATCGGTGTGGCTGTAGCGATCTTCTTCACCGCTGATTTTGCTCGCAGCCACTTCTTCAATCAGACCGGCTGCACCACCGACCACTTTGGATGGCGGGAACGCCAGCTCATTAATGCGCGTTTGCAAATCAACCACATCTGAGTTGAGCTGATCGGCATATTTGCCCATGTCTTTGGTGCTGTTATCACCAAACAGGGCTTTTTCCAGACGGTGGAAACCGGTGAATTTCGGATCGGCGGCTTTATGCTCGTAATCATCTTCACGGGCATCAATGCTGCCATCGAGATCGGAGAAGAGCTCAGCAATCGGTTCAATACGCTCGTAGTGCTGGCGCGTCGGCGCGTACAGCGCTTTCGCTTTTTCGATATCGCCCGCTTTTACCGCATCGGTGAACGCTTTGGTGCCGGAAACCAACTGCGCCGTTTCGGCAACCACATACGCTTTATACGCGGTAATGGCTCCGCTCAGGCTCAGCAGCGCGTCACCTTTTGCCGCATCGGCCGTCGCTTCACCGTTCACCACCAGCTTACCTTTCGGGTTGGTTAACAGACCGCAAGTCATCTCATACTCGCCCGGCTGCAGGTTGGCCGTCAGTTTCTGGCTAAAACCTGGCGCGATATTTTCACGCTCTTCAACCACCATCACGCCTTTAAGGATCTCCCACTCGAGCGCTTTCTGGCTGTGGTTGAGAATAATAAACTGCGTTTTACCCGCGTTCACCGTCAGGTTCATCGGTTCACACTGCTTGTCCGTAACCGTAACTTTCACCTGCGGGATATCTGCAGCCTGCACCGCGAAAGCACTGGAGATTAATGCCGCCATCCCGGCCTGTAATGCACTACGACGAAAATGAATTGCCATGCCCTTTCCCTTAATTAGTATGTTGTAACTATAAAGCGATTACGGTGCCGCCCGTGAAGGCTGCGTCCCCGCGCGAGGCGGTAAAACAAACATCACCAGCGCCGGGATCAGATAGATAAAGTAGACCGCCACTTCGCTGACGCTTGGTGTTTCCTGGTAACCAAAAATACCTTCCAGCAGCGTACCGGTGAGGGAATGCGTGGTGAGTACGTTACTGAAATCGAAGGCCACGTCCTGAAAGTGGTTCCATAATCCCGCTTCGTGAAACGCGCGGATTGCGCCTGCGGCAAGCCCGGCCGCGACAAACAGGATAAACAGGCTGGTCCATTTGAAAAACGCGCCGAGATTCAGACGCACGCCGCCCCAGTAAAGCAAGAAACCGAGCACCACCGCCGTGGTCAGACCCAGCACTGCGCCCAGCGGCGGCCAGACGCCGACATCCTGCTGGAATGCCGCCAGCAGAAAGAACACCGATTCCAGCCCTTCGCGCGCCACGGCGAAAAAGACCATCAGGATCAGCGCCCAACCGTGGTTATGGCTGCGCGCCAGCGCGTTGTCGACCGCCTGCTCCAGTTGCACTTTGACGTTGCGCGACACTTTGCGCATCCAGAACACCATCCAGGTGAGGATCACTACGGCTATCGCCGCGACAATACCTTCAAACAGCTCCTGCTCTTTTTGCGGGAACTCGCCGGTAGTTTCATTGATCGCAATACCGAGCCCAAGGCAGAGCGCGGCGGCAAGAAAAACACCAATCCACATCACGTTTATCCAGCGCCCACGCTGGGTACGTTTCAGATAACTGGCAATCAGGCTGACGATCAGCGCCGCTTCGAGGCCTTCACGTAACATAATCAAAAATGGAACAAACATGGAGGAAACCCCTAATGTCATGCGCGGTCAATGGTTGCAAAGAAAAGTAAATTGCATTGATAGTGATTATCATTACGGCGCAAGGAAACTCAAGCGAAAAATGTTGAGAATGATAACTGGATGTAACCGCGTAGCAGGCTAACCGTGCGGTTTATGCGTTATGCGGAAGCAGTTGAAATAAAGCAAAAACATAGCTTACAAATCTTTAACTTTATATTTACCCCACTCCGGCGCTGTGGCTAAATAAACGCCCCGTTTCGTTTACCTGCAAAATTAAAGACATGACTAACTTCTTCCATTTTTTGCTGGCGCTGGTGGTGATCCTCGCGCTGGCCTGGCTGGTGAGTTTTGACCGCCGACACATTCGTTTTCGCTTCATCCTGCAATTAATTGTCATTGAACTGGCGCTGGCGTGGTTCTTCCTGCACGCGCAAAGCGGGTTAACGCTGATTAAATACGTTTCCGGTTTCTTTGAAGCACTGCTGAAATTCGCGGGCGAAGGCACCAGCTTTGTCTTCAGCGGGATGAGCGAAAAAGGGCTGGCCTTTATCTTCCTCGGCGTGCTGTGCCCTATCGTCTTTATTTCCGCGCTGATCGGCATTTTGCAGCACTGGCGCATTCTGCCTATTTTTATCCGTTTGATAGGCACGTTACTGTCAAAACTGAACGGCATGGGCAAACTGGAATCGTTTAATGCCGTCAGCTCGCTGATCCTCGGCCAGTCGGAAAACTTCATTGCCTATAAAGGCATCCTCGCGGATCTCTCCTCGCGCCGCATGTTCACCATGGCAGCAACGGCGATGTCGACAGTGTCGTTGTCGATTGTCGGCGCATATATGACCATGCTGGACGCGAAATATGTGGTCGCCGCGCTGGTCCTCAATATGTTCAGCACCTTTATTGTGCTGTCGGTTATTAACCCGACGCGCCCGGAAGCGGAAGCCGAGGTCAAACTTGAAAAGCTCAACGAATCGCAAAGCTTCTTTGAGATGCTCGGGGAGTACATCCTCGCGGGTTTCAAAGTGGCGATGATTATTCTGGCAATGCTGATTGGCTTTATTGCGCTGATTAGCGCCATCAACGCCCTCTTCTCCGCCTTGTTCGGCATCAGCTTTCAGCAACTTCTTGGCTATGTGTTTTATCCACTGGCATGGCTGATTGGCATTCCGCTGAGCGATGCGCTGCACGCGGGCAGTATTATGGCAACCAAGCTGGTGGCGAACGAATTTGTGGCGATGATTGAGCTACAAAAAATCGCCGCGCAGATGACACCACGCGGGCTGGGTATCCTCTCTGTGTTCCTGGTGTCGTTCGCCAACTTTGCCTCTATCGGCATTGTGGCGGGGGCAATTAAGGGGCTGAACGAGCAACAGGGGAATTCGGTTTCCCGCTTTGGTCTGCGCTTAGTGTACGGCGCAACGCTGGTGAGTTTGCTTTCGGCGGCTTTCGCAGGCGTGGTGTTGTAATTTACTGGCCCACTTCGCGCAAGTGGGCCTTTACATCAGAATTGTACGCAGACCGGCTGATCGACACGCATCACCGATTCCTGGGCAAAGCGTGATTTGTAGATATCACGCAGCGCATCGATTTTCGCATCACTTTGCGCATCCACGCTGTGGATCAGCATCAGCGCCTTGCTTGGCTCTTTTGATACTTTCCCGTTACTTCCCAGCCATTGCCCCTGCGCATCAAATGTGGTCAACCCGTCACGAAAACGCGGCGTGACATCGTTATCCACATACTGCTGCCACTCCTGCGTGGTAATCGCTTTGCCGCCCTGGCGGGTTAAGCCGTAATAGAGCGTGGTTTGCTGCATCTGGTTTTCAGCCTTGCAGGTTTGTGCTGCCGCACCCGGTTGTTTTGCAGCAGGCGAAACGCAACCCACCAGTAAACCCGCCATCATCAGTGCAGTGAACCCTGTCTTTAACGTCATATTGTTATCCTCATTGTTATTTGTTGTGAGATAACAGCGTAATTACAACTATTTAGCAATAAAAAAACCCGCCGCAGCGGGTTTTTCATAAGAGGTAATTTATTCAGCCTGTAAACGCGATGGCGGCGCAGAGCGGTAATGCGCATCTGCCTCGGCAAACCGCTGCTGCATCTGCGCGGAAGGCGCTTTGCCCAGCAGGCTAAACACCACAATACCGATGCTGCCGAAAACAAAGCCCGGAATGATTTCATACAGATCCAGCCAGGCGTAGTGTTTCCAGACAATCACTGTCACCGCACCGATGATCATCCCGGCCAGCGCACCGTTACGCGTCATGCGTGACCACATCACCGAGAACAGCACCACCGGGCCAAACGCCGCCCCGAAGCCCGCCCAGGCGTAGCTCACCAGGCCGAGCACGCGGTTTTCCGGGTTCGCCGCCAGCGCAATCGCCACCAGCGCCACCAGCAACACCATCGCACGGCCAACCCACACCAGCTCGCGCTGGCTTGCGCCTTTACGCAAAAACGCTTTGTAGAAATCTTCAGTGATCGCGCTGGAGCACACCAGCAACTGGCAGCTCAGCGTTGACATCACGGCGGCGAGGATCGCCGACAGCAGCACTCCGGCAATCCAGGGGTTGAACAGAACTTGCGCCAGCTCGATAAACACGCGCTCGGCGTTCTGGTTAACCGCGCCCGCAGCAGACGGATTTTCATTGAAATAGGCGATGCCGAAAAAGCCCACCGCGACCGCGCCCGCCAGGCACAGGATCATCCACGTCATACTGATGCGACGCGCATGGACAATAGTGTGATGGGAATCCGCCGCCATAAAACGCGCCAGAATATGCGGCTGGCCGAAATATCCCAGTCCCCAGCCCATCAGCGAGACGATGGCGACAAAATTCAGGCCTTTCAGCATATCGACGTTTTCAATGCTTTTTTGCTTGATCACTTCCAGCGAATCACCAAAACCGCCAACGGAAATAATGACAATCACCGGGGTCAGGATCAGCGCGAAAATCATCAGGCTGGCCTGTACCGTATCGGTCCAGCTGATCGCCAGGAAGCCGCCAATAAAGGTGTAAATGATCGTCGCAGCGGCACCGGCCCACAGGGCGGTTTCGTAGCTCATGCCGAAGGTGCTTTCAAACAGGCGCGCGCCGGCAACAATGCCAGAAGCACAATAGATGGTGAAAAACAGCAGAATCACCACTGCCGAGATAATCCGCAGCAGGCGGCTGTTATCTTCAAAACGGCCGGTGAAATAGTCCGGCAAGGTCAGCGCGTTATTGTTCACTTCGGTGTGGACACGCAAACGCCCGGCCACCAGTTTCCAGTTAATCCACGCGCCCAGCGTCAGGCCAATGGCGATCCAGCTTTCAGAGATACCTGAGATAAAAATCGCGCCAGGCAACCCCATCAGCAGCCAGCCGCTCATATCCGATGCCCCCGCCGACAGCGCAGTGACCAGCGGCCCAAGGCTGCGGCCGCCCAGAATATAGTCATCGAAGTTTTTCGTCGAACGCCAGGCGACGAAACCGATAAGTATCATGCCAAAGATATAAACGAGAAAAGTCACCAGCATCGGTGTGCTTATTGCCATTAAAAAGTCTCCAGGATTCTTCGTCGGCAAATACTGCTTGCCGCTTTTTTCCAGCACCGGAACGAGGCGCTGGGGCGTTTAGATTATTTGAAGCGCCCGTATCCTGCCGGATGCCTCACTTATTCACAATTGATTTAACACAGCATTTACATCAAATTCATCCCGGCTCTGATAACAATTTCCTATAGGTTGTACTCTGTCACACTTTTAAAGGTTGCACCTTTAAAAAGTGTTATCTGCCGCATAAAACCTGCTTTGCCAGCGAATTGTTCAGCGCCTTTAGCAATTACCAGCCGTTAACATTTCATTCATTTCTTACCTTGCCAGCCAGGTCACATTTAACAAGGTTGCACAAAGTTGCAACATGATGGATATTTCTGCCTGAACCGCAAAACAATGTAAAAAACAGGAGCAAAGCATGGGCACCACCACCATGGGGGTCAAGCTTGATGACGCAACACGCGAAAGGATCAAAGCCGCCGCGGCGACCATCGACCGCACACCGCACTGGCTGATTAAACAAGCCATCTTCAATTTTCTGGAAAAGCTGGAAAACAACGAAGGCCTGCCGGAACTGGTGACCGCCTCCGCCACCGCGCAGGAAGACGACAGTGCCGTAGTGGTTGATGACAGCCACCAGCCGTTTCTCGATTTTGCCGAGCAGATCCTGCCGCAGTCCGTTTCCCGTGCCGCGATCACCGGCGCATGGCGCTGGGCGGAAACCGATGCGGTGCCCATGTTGCTGGAACAAGCCCGCCTGCCGCAGCCGGTGGCGGAAAATGCCCATAAGCTGGCACATCAGTTAGCAGAAAAACTGCGTAACCAGAAAACCGCCTCCGGCCGCGCTGGCATGGTGCAAAGCCTGTTACAAGAATTTTCCCTCTCGTCGCAGGAAGGCGTGGCGCTGATGTGTCTGGCCGAAGCGTTACTGCGTATTCCCGACAAAGCCACCCGCGATGCGCTGATCCGCGACAAAATCAGCAACGGTAACTGGCAGTCACACATTGGGCGCAGCCCGTCGCTGTTCGTCAATGCCGCCACCTGGGGGCTGTTGTTCACTGGCCGTCTGGTCTCCACGCATAACGAAGCCAATCTCTCGCATTCGTTGAATCGTATTATTGGTAAAAGTGGCGAACCGCTGATCCGCAAAGGCGTGGATATGGCAATGCGCCTGATGGGCGAACAGTTCGTTACCGGCGAAACGATCGCCGAAGCGCTGGCTAACGCGCGCAAACTGGAAGAGAAAGGTTTCCGTTACTCCTACGACATGCTCGGCGAAGCGGCGCTGACCGCAGCCGACGCGCAGGCGTATATGGTGTCGTACCAGCAGGCGATCCACGCCATTGGCAAAGCCTCCAACGGGCGCGGCATTTATGAAGGGCCGGGAATTTCAATTAAGTTATCCGCCCTGCACCCGCGCTACAGCCGTGCGCAATACGACCGCGTAATGGATGAACTCTATCCGCGCCTGAAATCCCTCACCTTGCTGGCACGCCAGTATGACATCGGCATTAATATTGACGCCGAAGAGGCCGATCGTCTGGAAATCTCCCTCGATCTGCTGGAAAAACTCTGTTTCGAGCCAGAACTGGCAGGCTGGAACGGTATCGGTTTTGTTATTCAGGCCTACCAGAAGCGCTGCCCGTTTGTGATTGATTATCTTGTGGATCTGGCGACACGCAGCCGTCGCCGTCTGATGATCCGCCTGGTTAAAGGCGCTTACTGGGACAGCGAAATTAAACGCGCGCAAATGGAAGGGCTGGAAGGCTATCCCGTTTATACCCGCAAGGTGTACACCGATGTTTCGTACCTCGCCTGCGCGAAAAAATTGCTCGCGGTGCCGAACCTTATTTATCCGCAGTTCGCCACCCACAACGCCCACACGCTGGCAGCTATTTACCAGCTTGCCGGGCAAAACTACTATCCGGGCCAGTACGAATTCCAGTGCCTGCACGGCATGGGTGAACCGTTGTATGAGCAAGTCGTGGGTAAAGTGGCCGATGGCAAACTGAACCGCCCGTGCCGCATTTATGCGCCGGTCGGTACCCACGAAACGTTGCTGGCGTACCTGGTGCGCCGTCTGCTGGAAAACGGCGCGAATACCTCGTTCGTCAACCGCATTGCCGACAATACGCTGCCGCTGGACGCGCTGGTCGCCGATCCGGTGAGCGAAGTGGAAAAAATCGCCGCCCAGGAAGGTCAGGTTGGCTTGCCGCACCCGAAAATCGCCCTGCCCCGTGCGCTGTATGGCGAAGGCCGAATCAACGCCGCGGGCCTGGATCTGGCGAACGAACACCGGCTGGCCTCGCTCTCCTCCTCGCTGCTCGCCAGCGCGGCGCAGAAATGGTACGCCCGTCCAACGCTGGAACAGGTAGTCGTGGACGGCGAACCCGTCGCGGTGATCAACCCTGCCGAACCGAAAGACACCGTTGGTTATGTGGTGGAAGCCAGCGAAGCGCAGGTTAACCAGGCGCTGGAAAACGCCGTTAGTCATGCACCAATCTGGTTTGCCACGCCGCCGCAAGAACGCGCCGCCATTCTTCAGCGCGCCGCGGTGCTGATGGAAGATCAAATGCAGTCGTTAATTGGCATTTTGGTTCGTGAAGCGGGTAAAACCTTCAGCAATGCCATTGCCGAAGTGCGCGAAGCGGTCGATTTCCTGCGCTACTACGCAGACCAGGTGAGTGCAGATTTCGATAACGAAACGCATCGCCCGCTGGGTCCGGTGGTGTGTATCAGCCCGTGGAACTTCCCGCTGGCGATTTTCACCGGTCAGATTGCGGCAGCGTTAGCGGCGGGCAACAGCGTGCTGGCAAAACCTGCCGAGCAGACACCGCTGATTGCCGCTCAGGGCGTGGCCATTCTGCTGGAAGCCGGTGTCCCGGCGGGTGTTTTACAGTTACTGCCAGGGCGCGGCGAAACCGTAGGCGCCCAGCTTACCGCCGATCCGCGCGTGCGTGGCGTGATGTTTACCGGCTCCACCGACGTGGCGACGCTGCTGCAACGCAGTATCGCCACACATCTTGATGCCCAGGGCCGTCCGACGCCGCTTATCGCCGAAACTGGCGGGATGAACGCGATGATTGTCGACTCCTCCGCGCTTACCGAGCAGGTGGTCATCGACGTGCTGGCCTCCGCGTTTGATAGCGCAGGCCAGCGCTGTTCAGCCCTGCGCGTGCTCTGCTTACAGGATGATATTGCCGATCACACGCTGACCATGCTGCGCGGCGCGATGGCAGAGTGTCGCATGGGTAACCCAGGCCGACTGACCACCGATATCGGCCCGGTGATCGATGCCGAAGCGAAAGCGAATATCGACAAACATATTCAGGCCATGCAGGCCAAAGGGCGCAAGGTGTACCAGGCGGTGCGTGAAAATAGCGAAGATGCGCGCGAATGGCGCACCGGCACCTTTGTCGCGCCAACACTGATTGAACTGGAAAGTTTTGACGAGCTGAAAAAAGAGGTCTTCGGCCCGGTGCTGCACGTGGTTCGTTATCACCGTAACCAGTTGGATCAATTAATCGCGCAGATTAACGCTTCCGGCTATGGCCTGACGCTCGGCGTGCATACCCGTATCGATGAAACCATTGCTCAGGTTACCGGCAATGCCCATGTCGGCAACTTATATGTGAACCGCAATATGGTGGGCGCGGTGGTAGGCGTGCAGCCATTTGGCGGTGAAGGGTTGTCCGGCACCGGGCCGAAAGCTGGCGGGCCACTCTATCTATACCGCCTGTTAGGCAGCCGACCGGAAAACGCGGTGCTGAAAACCCTCGCCCGGCATGATGCACAACACCCGCTGGATGCTCAGCTTAAAACGTCGCTGCAGCAACCGCTGGAAGCCTTGCGTGCGTGGGCGAAAGATAACTCTGCGCTGCAACAGTTGTGTACGCAGTTTGGCGAACTGGCGCAGACCGGAACCCAGCGTCTGTTGCAAGGCCCGACCGGCGAGCGCAACAGCTGGACGCTGGTACCGCGCGAGCGGGTACTGTGCGTGGCGGATAACGAACAGGACGCGCTGATTCAACTTGCAGCCGTCATCGCCTGCGGCAGCCAGGTGCTGTGGCCGGACGATACGTTGCACCGCGATGTAGCAAAACAGCTGCCGGAAAGCGTCAGCAAACGTATTCAGTTTGCCAAAGCCGATGCGTTAATGGCGCAGACGTTTGATGCGGTGATTTTCCACGGTGATTCCGACCAACTGGTGGCGCTGTGCGAAAATGTCGCCGCACGCAATGGTGCGATTGTGTCGGTTCAGGGCTTTGCGCGTGGTGAAACCAACATCCTGCTTGAACGCCTGTGGGTGGAACGCTCGTTGAGCGTTAATACCGCCGCTGCCGGTGGCAACGCCAGCCTGATGACGATTGGCTGAAGCAGAGTAACTGGATAATCCAAAGCCTCGCATTGCGGGGCTTTATTTTTATAAGCGAGGAAATAGAACTACTGATATGAGTCAGCACAATCAGAACGCGTTCATTGACAGCTCATTTAACCGGGAGTAGAAAAATCTGAAGCCAAATTTATAGATAAAAAAGAGATCAAGGTGGCAACCGGGAAAGATACATTCAGACCACTCACCGCTGGCGAAATCAGAATGGCCCGTATTCTTTTCAAAGATACGATCAATTATGGATCAGTAAGGATTTATAAGGGCAGCTATTTCCCTTTTAATCTTCAAGACCAGGATACTGCGGTCACGCCGAATGGAAACATGTACTGGCCAGAGCCCATTTTTAAAGAAGATTTTTCAGCGGAAAGCTCGTCTGATAAAAACTGGTTCATACATGAATTTGCCCACATTTGGCAACATCAGATGGGAATGGGTGTCAGAATTAGAGGGCTGATTAGTAAGTACGTAAGGTATACATACTCCCTGCCTAAAGAAAAAACACTGGCTGACTATCCCATGGAGCAACAAGCTAACATTATTGCTGATTACTTTACCCTGATTACCGCAGGTTATAATGTCT
This genomic interval from Kosakonia sacchari SP1 contains the following:
- the putP gene encoding sodium/proline symporter PutP, yielding MAISTPMLVTFLVYIFGMILIGFVAWRSTKNFDDYILGGRSLGPLVTALSAGASDMSGWLLMGLPGAIFISGISESWIAIGLTLGAWINWKLVAGRLRVHTEVNNNALTLPDYFTGRFEDNSRLLRIISAVVILLFFTIYCASGIVAGARLFESTFGMSYETALWAGAAATIIYTFIGGFLAISWTDTVQASLMIFALILTPVIVIISVGGFGDSLEVIKQKSIENVDMLKGLNFVAIVSLMGWGLGYFGQPHILARFMAADSHHTIVHARRISMTWMILCLAGAVAVGFFGIAYFNENPSAAGAVNQNAERVFIELAQVLFNPWIAGVLLSAILAAVMSTLSCQLLVCSSAITEDFYKAFLRKGASQRELVWVGRAMVLLVALVAIALAANPENRVLGLVSYAWAGFGAAFGPVVLFSVMWSRMTRNGALAGMIIGAVTVIVWKHYAWLDLYEIIPGFVFGSIGIVVFSLLGKAPSAQMQQRFAEADAHYRSAPPSRLQAE
- the putA gene encoding trifunctional transcriptional regulator/proline dehydrogenase/L-glutamate gamma-semialdehyde dehydrogenase, whose amino-acid sequence is MGTTTMGVKLDDATRERIKAAAATIDRTPHWLIKQAIFNFLEKLENNEGLPELVTASATAQEDDSAVVVDDSHQPFLDFAEQILPQSVSRAAITGAWRWAETDAVPMLLEQARLPQPVAENAHKLAHQLAEKLRNQKTASGRAGMVQSLLQEFSLSSQEGVALMCLAEALLRIPDKATRDALIRDKISNGNWQSHIGRSPSLFVNAATWGLLFTGRLVSTHNEANLSHSLNRIIGKSGEPLIRKGVDMAMRLMGEQFVTGETIAEALANARKLEEKGFRYSYDMLGEAALTAADAQAYMVSYQQAIHAIGKASNGRGIYEGPGISIKLSALHPRYSRAQYDRVMDELYPRLKSLTLLARQYDIGINIDAEEADRLEISLDLLEKLCFEPELAGWNGIGFVIQAYQKRCPFVIDYLVDLATRSRRRLMIRLVKGAYWDSEIKRAQMEGLEGYPVYTRKVYTDVSYLACAKKLLAVPNLIYPQFATHNAHTLAAIYQLAGQNYYPGQYEFQCLHGMGEPLYEQVVGKVADGKLNRPCRIYAPVGTHETLLAYLVRRLLENGANTSFVNRIADNTLPLDALVADPVSEVEKIAAQEGQVGLPHPKIALPRALYGEGRINAAGLDLANEHRLASLSSSLLASAAQKWYARPTLEQVVVDGEPVAVINPAEPKDTVGYVVEASEAQVNQALENAVSHAPIWFATPPQERAAILQRAAVLMEDQMQSLIGILVREAGKTFSNAIAEVREAVDFLRYYADQVSADFDNETHRPLGPVVCISPWNFPLAIFTGQIAAALAAGNSVLAKPAEQTPLIAAQGVAILLEAGVPAGVLQLLPGRGETVGAQLTADPRVRGVMFTGSTDVATLLQRSIATHLDAQGRPTPLIAETGGMNAMIVDSSALTEQVVIDVLASAFDSAGQRCSALRVLCLQDDIADHTLTMLRGAMAECRMGNPGRLTTDIGPVIDAEAKANIDKHIQAMQAKGRKVYQAVRENSEDAREWRTGTFVAPTLIELESFDELKKEVFGPVLHVVRYHRNQLDQLIAQINASGYGLTLGVHTRIDETIAQVTGNAHVGNLYVNRNMVGAVVGVQPFGGEGLSGTGPKAGGPLYLYRLLGSRPENAVLKTLARHDAQHPLDAQLKTSLQQPLEALRAWAKDNSALQQLCTQFGELAQTGTQRLLQGPTGERNSWTLVPRERVLCVADNEQDALIQLAAVIACGSQVLWPDDTLHRDVAKQLPESVSKRIQFAKADALMAQTFDAVIFHGDSDQLVALCENVAARNGAIVSVQGFARGETNILLERLWVERSLSVNTAAAGGNASLMTIG